Proteins encoded in a region of the Paucibacter sediminis genome:
- the tsf gene encoding translation elongation factor Ts, with the protein MAAITASMVAELRARTDAPMMECKKALTEAEGDLGRAEEILRVKLGNKAGKAASRVTAEGVVASAVVGATGALVEVNCETDFVSKNDAFLAFVNAIAGLIATEAPADVAALSALPLSQEGFGPTVEDVRKGLIGKIGENMTIRRFQRYAAGNKLASYLHGTRIGVMVEFEGDDVAAKDVAMHVAAMKPAALSSADVPAELVEKERKIAAEKAAESGKPAEIVAKMVEGSVQKFLKEVSLLDQVFVKAADGKQTVAAMLKEKATNVKSFTLYVVGEGIEKKVDDFAAEVAAQVAAAKGQ; encoded by the coding sequence ATGGCTGCTATTACCGCAAGCATGGTCGCCGAACTGCGCGCCCGTACCGATGCACCCATGATGGAGTGCAAGAAAGCCCTGACCGAAGCCGAGGGCGACCTGGGCCGCGCTGAAGAGATCCTGCGCGTCAAGCTGGGCAACAAGGCCGGCAAGGCCGCTTCGCGCGTGACCGCCGAAGGCGTGGTCGCCTCGGCCGTGGTGGGCGCGACCGGCGCGCTGGTCGAAGTGAACTGCGAAACCGACTTCGTGTCCAAGAACGATGCCTTCCTGGCCTTCGTGAACGCCATCGCTGGCCTGATCGCCACCGAGGCGCCCGCCGATGTGGCCGCCCTGTCGGCCCTGCCGCTGTCGCAAGAAGGCTTCGGCCCGACGGTGGAAGACGTGCGCAAGGGCCTGATCGGCAAGATCGGCGAGAACATGACGATCCGCCGCTTCCAGCGCTATGCCGCCGGCAACAAGCTGGCTTCCTATCTGCACGGCACCCGCATCGGCGTGATGGTCGAGTTCGAGGGTGACGACGTCGCCGCCAAGGACGTTGCCATGCACGTCGCCGCGATGAAGCCGGCCGCCCTGTCGTCGGCCGATGTGCCGGCCGAGCTGGTGGAGAAGGAGCGCAAGATCGCTGCCGAGAAGGCTGCCGAGTCCGGCAAGCCCGCCGAGATCGTCGCCAAGATGGTCGAGGGTTCGGTGCAGAAGTTCCTGAAGGAAGTCTCGCTGCTGGACCAGGTCTTCGTGAAGGCCGCCGACGGCAAGCAGACCGTGGCTGCCATGCTCAAGGAGAAGGCCACCAATGTGAAGAGCTTCACCCTGTATGTGGTGGGCGAAGGCATTGAGAAGAAGGTGGATGACTTCGCGGCCGAAGTGGCCGCCCAGGTGGCTGCTGCCAAGGGGCAGTAA
- the rpsB gene encoding 30S ribosomal protein S2 gives MSVTMREMLEAGVHFGHQTRFWNPKMAPYIYGHRNKIHIINLEKTLPAFEEAMKFVRQLSAKRGTILMIGTKRQAREVIALEAQRAGMPYVDQRWLGGMMTNFKTVKGSLKNLKDMQAQVDAGTQPAIKKEALLFQRDLAKLEKNIGGIQDMAALPDAMFVIDVGYHKIAVAEAKKLGIPVIGIVDTNHSPEGIDYVIPGNDDSAKAVALYARAVADAVLEGRANATNEVLQAVAPAGDEFVEVSEGA, from the coding sequence ATGTCCGTTACGATGCGCGAGATGCTGGAAGCCGGCGTCCACTTTGGTCACCAAACCCGCTTCTGGAACCCCAAGATGGCCCCGTATATCTACGGCCATCGCAACAAGATTCACATCATCAACCTCGAGAAGACGCTGCCCGCGTTCGAGGAAGCGATGAAGTTCGTGCGCCAGCTGTCGGCCAAGCGCGGCACCATCCTGATGATCGGCACCAAGCGTCAAGCACGCGAAGTGATCGCCCTGGAAGCCCAGCGCGCCGGCATGCCCTACGTCGACCAGCGCTGGCTCGGCGGCATGATGACCAACTTCAAGACCGTCAAGGGTTCGCTGAAGAACCTGAAGGACATGCAAGCCCAGGTTGATGCCGGCACCCAGCCCGCCATCAAGAAGGAAGCCCTGCTGTTCCAACGCGATCTGGCCAAGCTGGAAAAGAACATCGGCGGCATCCAAGACATGGCTGCCCTGCCTGACGCCATGTTCGTGATCGACGTGGGTTATCACAAGATCGCCGTGGCCGAAGCCAAGAAGCTGGGCATCCCCGTGATCGGTATCGTCGATACCAACCACTCGCCCGAAGGCATCGACTACGTGATCCCCGGCAACGATGACTCGGCCAAGGCCGTGGCGCTGTACGCCCGCGCCGTCGCCGACGCCGTGCTGGAAGGCCGCGCCAACGCCACCAACGAAGTGCTGCAAGCCGTGGCACCCGCCGGTGACGAGTTCGTGGAAGTCAGCGAAGGCGCCTAA
- a CDS encoding amidase — MPLDLSGALQRLRDGRSTSLELMRESLAAARSDACQQVFVREFFDTALASAEAADLLRRSGLPGSPLQGLAISVKDLFDVAGQPTTGGSASLLDAPIAAADAACVARLRQAGAAFIGHSNLSEFAFSGVGINPHHGTPLNPVTRALDGKTRIPGGSTSGGAVSVACGAAWAALGSDTGGSIRIPAALQGLVGFKNTARLTPNEGCMPLSTSLDTSCAVTRSVRDAALLHELLSGQVLPPAGRPLARWRLGVVRELMQDALEPAVARAFERALQRLRAAGAQIEELSLAPLQELPALQAQGGLPAAESWAWHRQRLLTREAAYDPRVALRIKRGATISAADYIDLLQARRRWIAAMQAALQGVDTLLSPTVPMTAPELAPLLTSDDAFFATNTLLLRNTSVVNLLDGCALSLPCHEAGELPVGLMLWNSALRDADLLAIAAQIEPLVSPSIGGH; from the coding sequence ATGCCCCTGGACCTAAGCGGCGCCCTGCAGCGCCTGCGCGATGGCCGCAGCACCTCCCTCGAATTGATGCGTGAGAGCCTGGCTGCAGCGCGTTCCGACGCCTGCCAGCAGGTGTTTGTGCGCGAGTTCTTCGACACCGCCCTGGCCAGTGCCGAGGCCGCCGACCTGCTGCGCCGCAGCGGCCTACCGGGCAGCCCGCTGCAAGGCCTGGCGATCAGCGTCAAGGACCTGTTCGACGTGGCCGGCCAGCCCACCACCGGCGGCTCGGCATCGCTGCTGGATGCACCTATTGCGGCCGCGGATGCCGCCTGCGTGGCGCGGCTGCGCCAGGCCGGTGCAGCCTTCATCGGCCACAGCAACCTGAGCGAATTCGCTTTTTCCGGCGTGGGCATCAACCCCCACCATGGCACGCCCCTGAACCCGGTGACGCGCGCCCTCGACGGCAAGACGCGCATCCCTGGCGGCTCGACCTCGGGCGGCGCCGTCAGCGTGGCCTGCGGCGCGGCCTGGGCGGCGCTGGGCTCGGACACCGGCGGCTCGATCCGCATCCCCGCCGCTCTGCAAGGCCTGGTCGGTTTCAAGAACACCGCACGCCTCACGCCCAACGAGGGCTGCATGCCGCTCTCGACCAGCCTGGACACCAGCTGCGCCGTCACGCGCTCGGTGCGCGACGCGGCCCTGCTGCACGAACTGCTGTCGGGCCAGGTCTTGCCTCCGGCCGGCCGCCCGCTCGCGCGCTGGCGCCTGGGGGTGGTGCGCGAGCTGATGCAGGACGCGCTGGAACCGGCGGTGGCGCGCGCCTTCGAACGCGCCCTACAACGCCTGCGCGCGGCCGGTGCACAGATCGAGGAGCTGAGCCTGGCGCCGCTGCAGGAGCTGCCGGCCTTGCAGGCCCAGGGCGGCTTGCCGGCCGCCGAGAGCTGGGCCTGGCATCGCCAGCGCCTGCTGACGCGCGAGGCCGCGTACGACCCGCGCGTCGCGCTGCGCATCAAGCGTGGCGCGACCATCTCGGCCGCCGACTACATCGATCTGCTGCAGGCGCGCAGGCGTTGGATCGCTGCCATGCAGGCCGCGCTGCAGGGCGTCGACACCCTGCTCAGCCCGACCGTGCCGATGACCGCGCCGGAACTCGCGCCCTTGCTGACCAGCGACGACGCTTTCTTCGCAACCAACACCCTGCTGCTGCGCAATACCTCGGTGGTGAATCTGCTCGATGGCTGCGCGCTGAGCCTGCCTTGCCACGAGGCCGGCGAGCTGCCGGTGGGTCTGATGCTGTGGAACAGCGCCCTGCGCGACGCCGATCTGCTGGCCATTGCCGCGCAGATCGAGCCTCTGGTATCGCCCTCGATCGGAGGGCATTGA
- a CDS encoding FAD-dependent oxidoreductase — MRIAIIGAGIVGVTSAYELAAQGHEVTVFERHGSVASDASFAHGGLLHPGWPSALQAAGSKLAQPAWHWSAWRARRHKAHAEHQLQAQRLALLSQARLQHWRQELRLDYERADGVLLLLRTARELKAAQAEAPALEALGIKHEWLDGSQCLRVEPGLCPDTALQGGLYLPQAEVGNGRQFAHLLKAEAQRLGVRFRFHTTVRRIDAGSAPGLLHEYTPPAQGTSAIARADEARADSGPDTVPMPMEPQQERFDAIVVCAAMGADALLRPLGLKLPMAALHGHSITASLRQFEAHPDLGPRAGLLDLAQRTSLSRQGLRVRVAGAMAMGAAPARAPASAMAELHKVLHDWFPGAAHLASVQAWSGSVPLLPDGLPLLGESGQAGVWLNLGHGTSGWALACGSAQALAERIAGRAAPTEISGLGLLRLG; from the coding sequence ATGCGCATTGCCATCATCGGCGCCGGCATTGTCGGCGTCACCAGTGCCTACGAGCTGGCCGCGCAAGGCCATGAAGTCACCGTGTTCGAGCGCCATGGCAGCGTGGCCTCCGACGCCAGCTTTGCCCATGGCGGCCTGCTGCACCCGGGCTGGCCAAGCGCGCTGCAAGCCGCCGGCAGCAAGCTGGCCCAGCCGGCCTGGCACTGGTCGGCCTGGCGCGCGCGCAGGCACAAGGCCCATGCCGAGCACCAGCTGCAGGCGCAGCGCCTGGCCTTGCTGAGCCAGGCCCGCTTGCAGCATTGGCGCCAGGAGCTGCGGCTGGACTATGAGCGCGCCGACGGCGTGCTGCTGCTGCTGCGCACGGCCCGCGAGCTGAAGGCGGCGCAAGCCGAAGCCCCGGCGCTGGAGGCCCTGGGCATCAAGCACGAATGGCTGGACGGGTCGCAGTGCCTGCGCGTCGAGCCGGGGCTGTGCCCCGATACCGCGCTGCAGGGCGGCCTGTATCTGCCGCAGGCTGAGGTCGGCAACGGCCGGCAGTTCGCGCATCTGCTGAAGGCCGAGGCGCAGCGCCTGGGCGTGCGCTTTCGCTTCCACACCACGGTGCGCCGCATCGACGCCGGCAGCGCGCCCGGCCTGCTACACGAGTACACGCCGCCCGCCCAGGGCACGAGCGCGATCGCCCGCGCCGACGAAGCCCGTGCCGACAGCGGCCCCGACACCGTGCCGATGCCGATGGAGCCGCAGCAGGAGCGCTTTGATGCCATCGTGGTGTGCGCCGCCATGGGTGCCGACGCGCTGCTGCGGCCGCTGGGGCTGAAGCTGCCGATGGCCGCCCTGCACGGCCATTCCATCACCGCCTCGCTGCGCCAGTTCGAGGCCCATCCCGACCTCGGGCCGCGCGCCGGCCTGCTGGACCTGGCGCAGCGCACCAGCCTGAGCCGACAGGGCCTGCGTGTGCGCGTGGCCGGCGCGATGGCGATGGGCGCGGCCCCGGCGCGGGCGCCGGCCAGCGCCATGGCCGAACTGCACAAGGTCTTGCACGACTGGTTCCCCGGCGCCGCCCACCTGGCCTCGGTGCAGGCCTGGAGCGGCAGCGTCCCGCTGCTGCCGGATGGCCTGCCCCTGCTGGGCGAAAGCGGCCAGGCCGGCGTCTGGCTCAACCTCGGCCATGGCACCAGCGGCTGGGCCCTGGCCTGCGGCAGTGCGCAGGCCCTCGCCGAGCGCATCGCCGGGCGCGCCGCGCCCACGGAAATCAGCGGCCTGGGCCTGCTCAGGCTCGGCTAG